The Flavobacterium sp. M31R6 nucleotide sequence AAGTAATTAATACTTTATAATTTTTTTGGTAATCTCAATTTTAATAGTAGATTTACGCGCCACAAAAATTCTACAAACATTAAAACGCAATTCATCTTATGGGAATTAAAAACAGATTGATAATAATGAGCTTTCTTCAATTCTTTGTTTGGGGAGCTTGGTTGATTACAATTGCAAATTATTGGTTTGGAACCAAAAACTGGGAAGGTACTCAATTTGGTTTAGTCTTTGGAACAATGGGAATTGCTTCTCTTTTTATGCCTACAATTGCTGGTATTATTGCTGACCGATGGATTAATGCCGAAAAATTATACGGAGCCCTTCATATTTTATATGGTGCAGTTTTGTTTTATATCCCAGAAGTTAGTACTCCAAGTACCTTTATTTATGTTATGCTTTTGGCTATGTGTTTTTACATGCCAACAATCGCTTTGAGCAATTCAATTTCATACAATGCTTTAAAGATTAACAACAAGGATGTTGTTAAAAATTTCCCGCCAATTCGTGTTTTTGGAACTATTGGATTTATAGTGGCGATGTGGATGACTAATTTAACAGGAAACAAAGCAACCGCTTATCAATTTTATATCGCTGGAATTGCAGCTGTTGTATTGGGAATTTATTCTTTTACTTTACCTAAATGTAAACCACAACGCTTAATCAAAGAAGACGCTTCTTTGATGGAAACATTAGGGCTGGAGTCTTTCAAATTATTTGCTAATTACAAAATGGCATTATTTTTTATTTTTTCTATGTTTTTGGGAGGTGCTTTGCAACTAACAAACGCTTATGGCGATGTCTTTTTGGATGAGTTTAAGCATTTTCCAAAATACGCTGATTCTTTTGTAATAAAATATTCTACCATTATTATGTCTATTTCTCAAATTTCTGAGACTTTATTCATACTTGCCATCCCATTTTTCTTGAAACGTTTTGGAATCAAACAGGTAATGTTGATTAGTATGTTGGCTTGGGTATTGCGTTTTGGATTGTTTTCTTTTGGAAATCCTACCGATGGATTGTGGATGATTATATTGTCTTGTATCGTTTATGGAATGGCTTTTGATTTCTTCAATATATCAGGTTCTTTGTTTGTGGAGACACATACTGATGCTAAAAATCGTTCGTCAGCTCAAGGAATGTTTATGATGATGACCAATGGAGTAGGAGCAATACTGGGAAGTACGACTTCAGGATGG carries:
- a CDS encoding nucleoside permease; the encoded protein is MGIKNRLIIMSFLQFFVWGAWLITIANYWFGTKNWEGTQFGLVFGTMGIASLFMPTIAGIIADRWINAEKLYGALHILYGAVLFYIPEVSTPSTFIYVMLLAMCFYMPTIALSNSISYNALKINNKDVVKNFPPIRVFGTIGFIVAMWMTNLTGNKATAYQFYIAGIAAVVLGIYSFTLPKCKPQRLIKEDASLMETLGLESFKLFANYKMALFFIFSMFLGGALQLTNAYGDVFLDEFKHFPKYADSFVIKYSTIIMSISQISETLFILAIPFFLKRFGIKQVMLISMLAWVLRFGLFSFGNPTDGLWMIILSCIVYGMAFDFFNISGSLFVETHTDAKNRSSAQGMFMMMTNGVGAILGSTTSGWAIDRFFTKSFNSTTDLASFLQTDVTNSKMVEFVKSQGNSISADGLFDKVIMMKDWHMIWLAFAAYALIVAIAFAILFKHEHNPNEEVVENLSH